Proteins co-encoded in one Pogona vitticeps strain Pit_001003342236 chromosome 9, PviZW2.1, whole genome shotgun sequence genomic window:
- the SRSF4 gene encoding serine/arginine-rich splicing factor 4 isoform X1, which yields MSDIQKTLNQCGYGYRRSGRDKYGPPTRTEYRLIVENLSSRCSWQDLKDYMRQAGEVTYADAHKGRKNEGVIEFKSYSDMKRALEKLDGTEVNGRKIRLVEDRPGSRRRRSYSRSRTHSRSRSRSRHSRKSRSRSGSTKSSHSKSRSRSRSGSHSRSKSRSRSKSHSRGQKEKSRSPSKDDKSRSRSRSAEKSRSKSKDKPEDVVQNDDDDQTKSRSPSKEKSKSKSRSRSGSKEKAAEEEEEEERGSVRGSRSKEKEKSVSKARSRSKEGSRSRSRSKSKDKRKGRKRSRDASRSRSRSRSRSERSKRRSKRDSKSSSSKKKKREDQERSRSRSRSRSRSKEKEHMKIEPVTKEVKSADEEMEDTRGKSRSRSNSKSKQNVKSESRSRSKSVSKTRSQSKSRSRSASRSHSRSRSRSRSRS from the exons ATGTCAGATATTCAGAAAACTTTAAATCAAT GTGGATATGGTTATAGAAGAAGTGGAAGAGATAAGTACGGTCCTCCGACCCGTACAGAATACAGATTGATCGTTGAAAATCTGTCAAGCCGTTGCAGTTGGCAGGATCTGAAG GATTATATGCGTCAGGCAGGTGAAGTGACGTATGCTGACGcacacaaagggagaaagaatgAAGGTGTGATTGAGTTCAAATCCTATTCTGACATGAAAAGAGCTCTTGAAAAGTTGGATGGGACAGAAGTAAATGGTAGAAAGATAAGACTAGTGGAAGACAGGCCTGGGTCCAGGCGTCGCCGCTCCTATTCCCGAAGTCGGACTCATTCAAG atCTCGCTCTCGAAGCAGACATTCACGCAAAAGCAGGAGTCGTAGTGGCAGTACCAAAAGCAGCCATTCAAAAAGCAGATCACGATCCAG GTCTGGGTCCCATTCCAGAAGCAAGAGCCGCAGTAGAAGCAAAAGTCATAGCAGAggccaaaaggaaaaaagcaggagTCCAAGTAAAGATGATAAAAGCAGAAGCCGCAGCAGAAGTGCGGAGAAATCCCGAAGTAAAAGCAAAGACAAGCCAGAGGATGTGGTTCAAAATGACGATGATGACCAAACAAAGAGCAGAAGTCCCAGCAAGGAAAAGAGTAAGAGTAAAAGCAGGAGTAGGAGCGGTAGTAAGGAGAaggcagcagaggaagaggaagaggaagagagggggagTGTAAGGGGCAGTAGgagtaaagagaaggaaaagagtgtCAGCAAGGCTAGGAGCAGGAGCAAAGaggggagcaggagcaggagccgtAGCAAGAGCAAGGAtaagaggaaagggaggaaaagaagcaggGATGCCAGTAGGAGCAGGAGTAGAAGTCGCAGCAGAAGTGAGAGAAGCAAGAGGCGGAGTAAGCGTGATAGCAAATCTAGCagcagcaagaagaaaaaaagagaggatcaAGAACGTTCAAGGTCTAGATCTAGATCCAGATCTCGATCCAAGGAAAAGGAACATATGAAAATAGAACCTGTTACAAAGGAAGTAAAAAGTGCAGATGAGGAAATGGAGGACACCAGGGGTAAGTCCCGGTCAAGGTCAAATTCCAAATCTAAACAAAATGTAAAATCGGAATCTCGTTCCAGATCCAAATCAGTTTCAAAAACAAGATCCCAATCCAAATCTAGATCGAGGTCTGCCTCTAGATCACATTCACGATCTAGGTCACGGTCTCGCTCGAGATCCTAA